Proteins encoded within one genomic window of Petrotoga sp. 9PWA.NaAc.5.4:
- the mtnA gene encoding S-methyl-5-thioribose-1-phosphate isomerase — protein sequence MEKIKTMTLQWTGDSLILIDQRFLPLEEIYVECKTYEDIAKSIKDMVVRGAPAIGATAAFGYVLGAKQFQNLLDKNTFYKELQKIKQTLSQTRPTAVNLFWALHRMDKIAKDNLNSKEIVQLINILEEEALKIAYEDIEINKAIGKNGEKLLNDGDTVLTHCNAGALATVDYGTALGVIRAAIENGKKIQVYADETRPYLQGARLTTWELMKSGIKTTLITDNMAGWVMKQGKINAVIVGADRIARNGDVANKIGTYSVAVLAKRHGIPFYVAAPLSTIDVETKTGEDIPIEERSKEEVRYCHKVRLVPDEVEVYNPAFDVTPNELVTAIITEKGIIRAPYEKNITKLFEL from the coding sequence ATGGAAAAAATTAAAACTATGACTCTGCAATGGACTGGTGACAGCTTAATTTTGATTGATCAAAGATTTTTACCACTGGAAGAAATATACGTTGAATGTAAAACCTATGAAGATATTGCCAAATCAATTAAAGATATGGTAGTTAGAGGTGCTCCTGCAATTGGTGCCACAGCTGCTTTCGGATATGTTTTAGGGGCAAAACAGTTTCAAAATCTTTTAGATAAAAACACCTTTTACAAAGAACTTCAAAAAATTAAACAAACTTTATCTCAAACACGTCCAACGGCTGTAAACTTGTTTTGGGCTCTACATAGGATGGATAAAATCGCAAAAGATAATCTAAATTCAAAAGAAATAGTACAATTAATAAATATTTTAGAAGAAGAAGCTCTCAAAATTGCTTATGAAGACATAGAAATAAATAAGGCTATCGGAAAAAACGGAGAAAAACTCTTGAATGATGGAGATACAGTTTTAACTCATTGTAATGCGGGAGCTTTGGCTACAGTAGACTACGGTACAGCTTTAGGGGTTATAAGAGCCGCAATTGAAAACGGTAAAAAAATCCAAGTATATGCTGATGAAACAAGACCTTACTTACAAGGTGCTCGATTGACAACATGGGAATTAATGAAAAGTGGTATTAAAACTACTTTAATAACAGACAATATGGCTGGTTGGGTTATGAAACAAGGAAAAATAAATGCTGTTATAGTAGGTGCGGATAGGATAGCAAGGAATGGAGATGTAGCAAATAAAATAGGAACATATTCAGTCGCAGTATTGGCAAAAAGGCATGGAATACCTTTTTATGTTGCAGCTCCGTTATCAACCATAGATGTTGAAACCAAAACAGGAGAAGATATCCCCATAGAAGAAAGAAGCAAAGAGGAAGTTAGATATTGTCACAAAGTCAGATTGGTGCCCGATGAAGTAGAGGTATATAATCCTGCTTTTGATGTAACTCCCAATGAATTAGTTACGGCAATAATAACTGAAAAAGGTATAATAAGAGCACCTTATGAAAAAAACATAACAAAGCTTTTTGAATTGTGA
- a CDS encoding metallophosphoesterase has translation MKVLVLSDLHIPIKAELDSLKKLNFDIYDQIFLLGDIVDVEVLNYLDNQKPILQAVHGNMDDFYIKNKLPEKIELNIYDKKIGLIHGHQTGPAIPERLIKYFKHPLDLMIFGHSHVQEKIKINDTIILNPGALCDGNYAEITFTKDNIQITLLHI, from the coding sequence TTGAAAGTTTTAGTATTAAGTGATCTTCATATCCCAATAAAAGCCGAGCTCGATTCTTTAAAAAAATTGAACTTTGATATATATGATCAGATATTTTTGCTTGGCGACATTGTAGATGTGGAAGTATTAAACTATTTAGATAATCAAAAACCTATTTTACAAGCCGTCCATGGAAACATGGACGACTTTTATATTAAGAATAAACTTCCTGAAAAAATTGAATTAAATATTTATGATAAAAAGATAGGGCTAATACATGGGCATCAAACAGGACCAGCTATCCCTGAACGTTTGATTAAGTATTTTAAACATCCTTTAGATCTTATGATTTTCGGTCATTCACATGTCCAAGAAAAAATTAAGATAAATGACACTATAATTTTGAACCCAGGAGCTCTCTGCGACGGAAATTACGCAGAAATTACCTTTACAAAAGATAATATTCAAATAACTTTACTTCACATTTAG
- a CDS encoding protein-glutamate O-methyltransferase CheR, producing MNEFYNSIYDDKDYESFLNNLIKYFNLDLKGYKQHRLRRRIDILLKKYNLKSYNEYFEMLKKNPEKWNEFLDKLTINVTEFFRNPEKWEFLKNEILKDLIKENNGKLKAWSAGCSTGEEPYTLAIILHELGSLNKADIIATDFDSGALEKAIKGIYSEKSLVNLSKEMKDKYFINLGDSTYQIKDFIKHSVLFKRMNLLYDTFDKNFDLIVCRNVVIYFDNEAKERLYKNFFESLKPGGVLFVGSTERIFNYKDIGFSSIAPFFYKKEKNESGNTFVERK from the coding sequence ATGAATGAATTTTATAATTCTATATATGATGATAAAGATTACGAATCATTTTTAAACAATCTAATTAAATATTTCAACTTAGATTTAAAAGGTTATAAGCAGCATAGATTAAGAAGAAGAATAGATATTTTATTGAAAAAATATAACTTAAAATCATATAATGAATACTTTGAAATGCTTAAAAAGAATCCTGAAAAATGGAATGAATTTTTAGATAAGCTTACAATAAACGTCACGGAATTTTTCAGAAATCCTGAAAAATGGGAGTTTCTAAAAAATGAGATATTAAAAGATTTAATAAAAGAAAACAACGGCAAATTAAAAGCATGGAGTGCTGGGTGTTCAACAGGTGAAGAACCATATACATTAGCTATTATTTTGCATGAATTAGGAAGTTTAAACAAAGCTGATATTATTGCAACCGATTTTGATTCAGGTGCTTTAGAAAAAGCAATAAAAGGTATTTACTCCGAAAAAAGTCTTGTAAATCTTTCAAAAGAAATGAAAGATAAATATTTTATTAATCTTGGAGATAGTACTTATCAAATAAAGGATTTCATTAAACATAGTGTTTTATTTAAAAGAATGAATCTCTTATATGATACATTCGATAAAAATTTTGATTTAATTGTATGCCGAAACGTTGTGATATATTTTGATAATGAAGCAAAAGAAAGGTTATACAAAAACTTTTTTGAATCTTTAAAGCCTGGTGGAGTGCTTTTTGTAGGTTCTACAGAAAGAATTTTTAACTACAAAGATATAGGTTTTTCTTCTATAGCACCTTTTTTCTACAAAAAAGAAAAAAATGAATCTGGTAACACTTTCGTAGAAAGGAAATAA